atatatataaccGCAACTACCACCACACATCGCTCTTGAAAGCAAGTAGCGCGATTTCACCACTGCGGGAGTCGAACCCGCGATTCGCTAGTACCGCAAGTCTCCCCGGCTCGTCCTCGCAGACGAAAATGTCCAGTTTACCACACAGCGATACAATGGCCTCCGCTAGAACAGGGCCACCTTTATCTGCAGAGGAATTCCTCccaacaccaacaacaacattgaGAGAATACTGTTCCCTCCTTACACATTTGATTAGATGTTCACTGAAATAGTAAATCCCTTCATCGACATGAAGCCCGTGCAAATCCACGAACTCTGTGAAGTGTCCCCTACTCCACTGTGGGTTATGCGCACTGAAGATATGCTGTGCCGCCCTTTGAGAACACTGGGCCGCCTCGTCTGCAATCGCCCTGGCCTCCCCGGCGAGCTCAAGGGCATTCTCCTTGTTCCCATGAAGAAATGCCTCTTGTGACTGGGAAAAGAGCGAATTCCTCCTCCTGTAGAGAACACCCGCTCGTTCCCGGTACTGCGAACCAAGGGTAATTTCTCTGTGGAATCGCTCCTTCTCTGGGAGAACTGAGATTTTCTCTAATGGACTACCGAGACCCCTCGAATTGGAGGGTGAGTTTGTATATTTGGGGGAAACTTTCTTGGATTTCCCATGGGCCCCATGGGACACACGgagatttttcaaatagcTCTTATCAAAACGTAGTAAATATCTCGTGACTTGCATTGGCGTGTTACTCACTATTCCTGTTGCCAACTATGTTAATGCACTGTTGAAGGGGGGAGAATGATTCGTTTGTTTTGTTTAGGCATCTCCCTGAAAACCTTGGCGGTAATTGGGAATTGTCTATTTTCTCCATCTCTTCTACCATCCATTAGCTGATTTGATTGGTAATTTCATGTGCTACCATACGCGCGCTTGCAGAGAATTCCATGGACAAAATAGCAGTTCCATCGcttttgtatttgtatgATAACCTCAACATTAATGCATGCATCATACTTCATAACGACAATTTTGGAGAATTATTACAGCGCAATTACCAGGGTGAAATGGTATGTACTTGAACGACAGTTCTAGATatagtttttctttgaaagagaatGTGATGGCTGCACACAATTTTACCTGTAGAAGCAGCAATCGAACTTCAGACAAACGCTTTGGAAAATATAGACTCGTTGAGCCACAACAGCCAACAACTAAGATTCTAAAACCAGGAAATAATAACGCCTttaaaatccaaaaaaaaaaaatgcaacAATAACTTTTCCTAGTTAATGAAAGCATGAAATGTAAATgttaaatgaaaaaaatagtagTTGATAGGAAACAGGTTGATGATAACTGGATACAAACACCAGATCAGTGTAGTTACATAGGAGGGAAGGGCATGCTTTCCCGAAGGATACTAAGAGTATATCAGCGGTTATATGATAAAACACATAGTAACGTTGGTACAACCTAGGCGCTTCGCTGCCGGTTTCATGTATTAAGTTGGTAAATACAAGCACAAAGGGTCACCACATTTCAGGCCCAACGAATGTTGGCCAAAATCACAAGTACTGTGGGGAGTAATATCTAGTTTACCCATCTGCATGTTTTGCTGAAATACATTGGTACCGCAAAAATGCCCTAACGTGGCTCATTAACAGGTACAGCtattgaaaactgaaaacGTCACCAAGTTGCCACGATTATTGGTATTTGTCTGGCACGTCAATCCCCAATACATCCCAATACCTCTTTttagcaaaaaaaaaaaatgtatatAATGTGCGTCctacaagaaaaaaaaattatgaaaGGGGCCACCTCTaaatttcatttcattCTTTTACGTGTCTGTTAACTA
The Pichia kudriavzevii chromosome 2, complete sequence DNA segment above includes these coding regions:
- a CDS encoding uncharacterized protein (PKUD0B11390; Pfam Domains: DUF1771(1.3e-11)), with amino-acid sequence MQVTRYLLRFDKSYLKNLRVSHGAHGKSKKVSPKYTNSPSNSRGLGSPLEKISVLPEKERFHREITLGSQYRERAGVLYRRRNSLFSQSQEAFLHGNKENALELAGEARAIADEAAQCSQRAAQHIFSAHNPQWSRGHFTEFVDLHGLHVDEGIYYFSEHLIKCVRREQYSLNVVVGVGRNSSADKGGPVLAEAIVSLCGKLDIFVCEDEPGRLAVLANRGFDSRSGEIALLAFKSDVWW